One uncultured Caproiciproducens sp. DNA segment encodes these proteins:
- a CDS encoding MurR/RpiR family transcriptional regulator produces MPNDTFGNINKNYHNLTRKQKDILDFLMLNPEDVCYISLKDLSKRTMASEVTILRMCKRLGFDSFIDMKKAFRIHTERLVKNFLETSYFSLDMPISNQSDKKGAMEQICQTASQQGNEFYSTVQPDEILKAARQILQAKTVLICGEGVSAIVADFFYRRISPLIPNAILVHPEDMDNVQANLVKLRPGDHMIAISFPRYYSPMQNIVQYAEYKGATVTSITDSINSPVVTQKSLNFLCKTSTKVFYNSFSLPIELVNLIASGIVLEMGTRYDELVADAHEVIHFINEAESNRKL; encoded by the coding sequence ATGCCGAATGACACCTTTGGAAATATCAACAAAAATTATCATAACCTAACCCGCAAGCAAAAGGATATTCTGGACTTTCTCATGTTAAATCCAGAGGATGTGTGCTACATTTCCCTAAAAGATTTGAGCAAACGTACGATGGCCTCCGAGGTCACCATCCTGCGCATGTGCAAAAGGCTTGGATTCGATAGCTTTATTGATATGAAAAAGGCATTCCGCATTCACACGGAGCGGCTGGTAAAGAACTTTTTGGAAACCAGCTATTTTTCACTTGATATGCCGATTTCCAATCAGAGCGACAAAAAAGGAGCCATGGAACAGATCTGCCAGACTGCCAGCCAGCAGGGCAATGAATTTTACAGCACTGTTCAACCCGATGAAATTCTGAAGGCTGCCCGTCAGATTCTTCAGGCCAAAACGGTTCTGATCTGTGGGGAAGGCGTTTCCGCGATCGTGGCGGATTTTTTCTATCGGCGGATTTCTCCCCTGATTCCAAATGCCATTCTGGTGCACCCGGAAGACATGGACAATGTACAGGCCAACCTTGTAAAGCTGCGCCCGGGCGACCATATGATTGCCATTTCATTTCCCAGGTATTACTCGCCGATGCAGAACATTGTGCAGTATGCGGAATACAAAGGTGCCACCGTCACTTCGATTACAGACAGCATCAATTCTCCTGTCGTAACACAGAAGAGTCTGAATTTCCTATGCAAAACCTCAACCAAGGTTTTTTACAATTCCTTTTCCCTGCCGATTGAACTGGTAAACCTGATTGCTTCGGGCATTGTTCTGGAAATGGGCACACGGTATGACGAACTGGTTGCCGATGCCCACGAGGTGATTCATTTCATTAACGAGGCGGAATCCAACCGGAAATTATAG
- a CDS encoding ABC transporter ATP-binding protein, whose amino-acid sequence MSEVLLEVKNLKKYFQIGGKQLLKAVDDVSFQIYKGETLGLVGESGCGKSTLGRTIMRLYHPTEGEVLYSGKKISGQLSTEESKECCRKMQMIFQDPYSSLDQRMKVMDIVAEGIDALGSAKSHEEREQMVIRLLKMVGLQKEHAGRFPHEFSGGQRQRIGIARALAINPEFIVADEPISALDVSIQAQVVNLLKKLQDEFSFTYLFIAHDISMVKYISNRVGVMYLGGMVELAESESMFDKPLHPYTQALLAAIPLPDPKVERARGRVVLEGTVPNPVDLPAGCRFCSRCGHSKDICKKMRPAFREVEPGHWVACHLYEDGAIQS is encoded by the coding sequence ATGAGCGAAGTACTACTGGAAGTAAAAAATTTAAAGAAATATTTTCAGATTGGCGGCAAACAGCTGCTCAAAGCGGTGGACGACGTTTCCTTTCAGATTTACAAAGGGGAAACACTGGGTTTGGTCGGGGAATCCGGCTGCGGAAAGTCCACTCTCGGAAGAACGATTATGCGCCTGTACCATCCCACGGAAGGTGAGGTTCTTTACAGCGGCAAAAAAATCAGCGGACAGCTTTCAACGGAAGAATCCAAAGAATGCTGCAGGAAAATGCAGATGATTTTCCAGGATCCGTACTCTTCTCTGGATCAGCGCATGAAGGTAATGGATATTGTGGCCGAAGGTATTGATGCGCTGGGCAGTGCAAAAAGTCATGAAGAACGGGAACAAATGGTGATTCGTCTGCTGAAAATGGTCGGACTGCAAAAGGAACATGCGGGCCGATTTCCCCATGAGTTTTCCGGCGGACAGCGGCAGCGAATCGGCATTGCACGCGCGCTGGCAATCAACCCGGAATTTATTGTCGCCGACGAACCGATCTCCGCACTGGATGTGTCGATTCAGGCACAGGTGGTCAATCTGCTGAAAAAGCTGCAGGATGAGTTCAGCTTTACCTATCTGTTTATTGCACACGATATCTCCATGGTCAAATATATCAGCAACCGTGTGGGCGTCATGTATCTTGGCGGTATGGTTGAACTGGCGGAAAGTGAATCCATGTTTGACAAACCGCTGCACCCCTACACGCAGGCGCTTTTGGCGGCAATTCCCCTGCCCGACCCTAAGGTGGAGCGCGCACGCGGACGTGTTGTTCTCGAAGGAACCGTGCCGAATCCGGTGGACTTGCCCGCCGGCTGCAGATTTTGTTCCCGCTGCGGTCATTCAAAAGATATCTGCAAAAAAATGCGTCCCGCATTCAGGGAAGTCGAGCCCGGGCACTGGGTGGCATGCCATTTGTATGAGGATGGTGCAATACAGAGTTAA
- a CDS encoding ABC transporter ATP-binding protein, which translates to MSNLLEVNNLEVSLYTQHGAVQAVRGASFSIEPKDTLAVVGESGSGKTMMVKGIMKLLPKTGRIVGGKIEFDGRDITGLNDKQMRKINGSEISMIFQDPMTSLNPTMTIGRQIMEVLREHEKMNAQEMKARAMELLELVGISYPEKRFKQYPHQLSGGMRQRVVIAIALACNPKILVADEPTTALDVTIQAQILDLMKSLQSRVNTSIILITHNLGVVANIANKVAVMYGGRIVENGLVDEIFYHAQHPYTLGLIASIPKIHEKTNELKTIPGTPPDLTDPPEGCPFAPRCEKAMKICHMMQPEYTQITGTHVSACWLQHELVHKRAMAKEQKGEQL; encoded by the coding sequence ATGAGTAATTTATTAGAAGTAAATAATCTTGAAGTCAGTCTTTATACCCAGCATGGCGCCGTACAGGCGGTGCGGGGCGCCAGCTTTTCCATTGAACCCAAAGATACGCTGGCGGTAGTGGGGGAGTCCGGTTCGGGGAAAACCATGATGGTAAAAGGAATTATGAAGCTTTTGCCAAAGACCGGGCGCATTGTGGGCGGTAAAATAGAGTTTGACGGCCGGGATATTACCGGACTGAATGACAAACAGATGCGCAAAATCAACGGGTCTGAAATATCCATGATCTTTCAGGATCCAATGACTTCACTGAACCCGACCATGACCATTGGCAGGCAGATCATGGAAGTGCTGCGCGAACACGAAAAGATGAACGCACAGGAAATGAAGGCAAGGGCAATGGAGCTGCTGGAGCTGGTGGGCATTTCCTACCCGGAAAAACGGTTTAAGCAGTATCCGCATCAGCTTTCCGGCGGAATGCGCCAGCGTGTGGTTATCGCCATTGCGCTTGCCTGCAATCCGAAGATTCTGGTGGCAGATGAACCGACCACGGCGCTGGACGTAACCATACAGGCGCAGATTCTCGACCTGATGAAGTCGCTGCAGAGCAGGGTGAACACCTCCATTATATTAATTACACACAACCTTGGGGTTGTTGCAAACATTGCGAATAAAGTTGCTGTCATGTACGGCGGCCGGATTGTGGAAAACGGCCTCGTGGATGAGATTTTTTATCATGCGCAGCATCCGTACACACTGGGGCTGATTGCTTCCATTCCGAAGATTCATGAAAAGACAAACGAGCTCAAAACCATTCCGGGAACCCCGCCGGATCTGACCGATCCTCCGGAGGGCTGCCCGTTCGCCCCGCGCTGCGAAAAGGCAATGAAGATTTGCCACATGATGCAGCCGGAATACACACAGATTACCGGCACCCATGTTTCGGCCTGCTGGCTTCAGCATGAATTGGTGCACAAGAGAGCGATGGCGAAGGAGCAGAAAGGAGAGCAGCTATGA
- a CDS encoding ABC transporter permease has product MQTKEITADLFDPAEANEGDMEKISHPTLSAFQDGWLRLKQNKGSVIALAVLLLVVALALLGPLFTKFTYYDTNFQAAFQSPSAEHWFGTDKFGRDQWARIWYGTRISLLIAVIAAALDLVVGVTYGSVSALLGGKVDSVMQRIIEVLVGIPNLIIVILLMMVMPASVWTLVVAMSISGWVNMARLVRAEILKMKDQEFILAARVLGTSNKNIILRHLIPNTVGVIVINTMFTIPSAIFTEAFLSFIGIGLQEPKASLGVLINSGFQVINSHVYLLFIPAIVIVLIMVCFSILGDGLRDAFDPRMRI; this is encoded by the coding sequence TTGCAGACGAAAGAAATAACAGCGGACTTGTTTGACCCGGCTGAAGCAAATGAAGGCGACATGGAAAAAATATCCCACCCAACGCTGTCGGCCTTTCAGGACGGGTGGCTTCGCCTGAAACAGAATAAAGGTTCTGTAATTGCTCTGGCGGTGCTTCTTTTGGTTGTCGCACTGGCGCTTTTGGGTCCGTTGTTTACAAAGTTTACTTACTATGACACCAACTTTCAGGCGGCGTTTCAGTCGCCCAGCGCGGAACACTGGTTTGGAACCGATAAATTCGGCCGCGACCAGTGGGCGCGTATTTGGTACGGTACCCGCATTTCTCTTTTAATTGCCGTCATCGCCGCAGCGCTTGACCTTGTGGTGGGTGTTACCTACGGTTCGGTTTCCGCTCTGCTGGGGGGGAAAGTGGACTCCGTGATGCAGCGGATTATTGAAGTGCTGGTAGGTATCCCGAATCTGATTATTGTCATTTTACTGATGATGGTTATGCCGGCAAGTGTCTGGACGCTGGTGGTCGCCATGTCCATTTCCGGCTGGGTCAACATGGCACGGCTGGTTCGGGCGGAAATCCTGAAGATGAAGGATCAGGAGTTTATTCTGGCGGCGCGTGTTCTGGGAACGTCCAATAAAAATATTATTTTAAGGCATCTTATTCCCAACACCGTCGGAGTCATTGTCATCAATACCATGTTTACCATACCTTCCGCGATTTTTACGGAAGCGTTTCTCAGCTTTATCGGTATCGGCCTTCAGGAGCCGAAAGCTTCACTGGGCGTTCTCATCAACAGCGGCTTTCAGGTCATTAACAGCCATGTGTATCTGTTGTTTATTCCGGCCATCGTCATTGTTCTCATTATGGTGTGCTTCAGCATTCTGGGCGACGGCCTTCGCGACGCGTTTGACCCGCGGATGCGTATTTAA
- a CDS encoding ABC transporter permease codes for MKRYIAKRLVYLFITLLVITTATFFLMHSLPGTPFDEDKISRLTAEQQQQVYANYGLDKPLYVQYFKYISNIFHGDFGTSTLYSGQSVQDIIISRIEPSALVGIQAVLFGLMIGLVLGIVAAYRHNSSMDYMTMVLSVLGISIPNFVVAALLQYFFGLKWGLLPVAYWESYANSILPSLALSFGVIAQIARFIRTEMLTVLQQDYILMAKAKGLSPVKILLRHALRNSILPVITILGSITVNLLTGSLAVESIYSVPGIGSLFVDSIKANDYSTVLGLTIFYSAFYVVVILLVDIMYCVVDPRIRLAPSKE; via the coding sequence TTGAAAAGGTACATAGCGAAACGTCTCGTTTATCTTTTTATTACCTTACTTGTGATCACGACCGCAACATTTTTTCTGATGCACAGCCTTCCGGGAACTCCGTTTGATGAAGACAAAATCAGCAGATTAACCGCGGAACAGCAGCAGCAGGTTTATGCAAACTACGGGCTTGATAAACCCCTGTATGTTCAGTACTTCAAATATATTTCCAATATATTCCACGGGGATTTCGGCACATCCACCTTGTATTCTGGACAATCGGTGCAGGATATTATCATAAGCCGTATTGAACCCTCTGCGCTGGTGGGAATTCAGGCAGTCCTGTTCGGTCTGATGATCGGACTTGTACTCGGCATTGTTGCGGCTTACCGGCACAACTCCTCAATGGATTATATGACGATGGTTCTTTCGGTTCTTGGAATTTCCATTCCTAACTTTGTTGTAGCTGCGCTCCTGCAGTACTTCTTTGGTTTAAAGTGGGGACTGCTCCCGGTGGCTTACTGGGAAAGCTACGCCAATTCCATTTTGCCGTCACTTGCGCTTTCGTTCGGGGTGATTGCACAAATAGCGAGGTTTATCCGGACGGAAATGCTCACGGTTTTACAGCAGGACTATATTCTGATGGCAAAGGCAAAGGGCCTCAGTCCGGTGAAAATTTTACTGCGCCATGCGCTGCGTAATTCCATTCTCCCGGTTATCACCATTCTTGGTTCCATAACGGTGAATCTGCTTACCGGTTCCCTTGCCGTAGAAAGTATTTACAGTGTGCCGGGTATCGGCAGTCTCTTTGTGGATTCCATTAAGGCGAACGACTATTCCACCGTTCTGGGCCTGACTATTTTTTACAGTGCCTTCTATGTGGTGGTGATTCTGCTTGTGGATATCATGTACTGTGTCGTTGACCCGAGAATCCGGCTTGCACCTTCAAAGGAGTGA
- a CDS encoding peptide ABC transporter substrate-binding protein, translating into MKKVIAAILSTALVFSMATGCSSFSGKTTGTAGQTGQSGQTKTSAITLYLNNEIPTLNQFAASDNIAFNVLNNISEGLYRLDNNNEPQPALAKEVKISDDKLTYTFTLRDGLKWSNGDPLTSKDFKSTWLKQMTADATNNYAFIMTDYIVNAVEYSEGKAAAETVGVEAPDDKTLVVKLKAPTPYFLFLTTFVPYYALDMNFVAAQGKNYAIGKDNLVFSGPYTISQYDAAAGLTLVKNPTYWDAANVKVDTINIKIIKEQSTALNLYKAGQLSRVQLSAADVPSYKDNAEFKTHAIFRTTFLQFNTTAKGVSNLNIRKALSLAIDNTTLTTSILNNGSEAANGVVPKAMSSGVTNQIMGSLQGELKTFDAAKAKEYWNKGVAELGKAPELSIVLDDDTESKDVGTFIQSQFRTNLGIDVKLDSKTKEARRALMKSNDYQMGINAWGADYNDPMTYLQLWSEHIAKNGFRGNFVNDAYDKLIKDAHNETDNAKRAEMLVNAEKSLVGDNAVLVPLYYMGSAYLIKSDVKNLVETNAGTLELKYVTVG; encoded by the coding sequence ATGAAAAAAGTTATTGCGGCAATTCTATCCACTGCGCTCGTTTTTTCCATGGCGACCGGATGTTCCTCCTTTAGTGGCAAAACAACCGGTACCGCAGGGCAGACCGGACAAAGCGGTCAAACCAAAACTTCGGCCATCACCCTGTATCTGAACAACGAGATTCCCACGCTGAATCAATTTGCGGCTTCTGATAATATTGCGTTCAATGTTCTGAACAATATATCAGAAGGTTTGTACCGGTTGGACAACAACAATGAACCACAGCCCGCTCTTGCAAAAGAGGTCAAGATTTCGGATGATAAACTGACCTATACGTTCACACTTAGGGACGGCCTGAAGTGGAGCAACGGCGATCCGCTCACATCCAAGGATTTTAAATCCACATGGCTCAAGCAAATGACAGCAGACGCCACCAACAACTATGCATTTATTATGACGGACTATATTGTAAATGCGGTCGAATACTCCGAAGGCAAAGCTGCCGCGGAAACTGTTGGCGTTGAAGCACCGGACGACAAAACGCTGGTGGTCAAGCTGAAGGCACCCACACCGTATTTTCTGTTCCTCACTACATTCGTTCCTTACTATGCGCTTGATATGAATTTCGTGGCGGCGCAGGGCAAGAACTACGCGATTGGCAAAGATAATCTGGTTTTTTCCGGTCCATACACCATTTCTCAGTATGATGCCGCTGCCGGCCTTACCCTCGTCAAGAATCCTACCTATTGGGATGCCGCCAATGTAAAGGTGGACACTATTAATATTAAGATTATTAAAGAGCAGAGCACTGCGCTGAACCTGTACAAAGCGGGTCAGCTAAGCCGTGTTCAGCTTTCCGCAGCGGATGTTCCGTCTTATAAAGACAACGCTGAATTTAAAACACATGCTATTTTCCGCACTACCTTCCTCCAATTCAATACAACGGCAAAAGGTGTCAGCAACTTAAATATCCGCAAGGCACTTAGCCTTGCAATCGATAATACTACACTGACAACCAGCATCCTCAACAACGGCTCCGAAGCAGCGAACGGTGTTGTTCCGAAGGCTATGAGCAGCGGCGTTACCAATCAAATCATGGGCAGCCTGCAGGGCGAACTGAAGACCTTTGATGCCGCTAAAGCAAAAGAATACTGGAATAAGGGTGTTGCGGAGCTTGGAAAAGCACCGGAGCTTTCCATTGTTCTGGATGATGACACCGAGAGCAAGGACGTTGGTACCTTTATTCAAAGTCAGTTTAGGACAAACCTCGGCATAGATGTTAAACTTGATTCCAAAACAAAGGAAGCCAGAAGGGCGCTGATGAAATCCAATGATTATCAGATGGGTATTAACGCCTGGGGCGCTGACTATAACGACCCGATGACCTACCTGCAGCTGTGGTCCGAGCATATTGCCAAAAACGGCTTCCGCGGCAACTTTGTGAATGATGCGTATGACAAGCTTATCAAAGATGCACATAATGAAACGGATAATGCGAAACGTGCCGAAATGCTCGTAAACGCTGAAAAGTCCCTTGTTGGCGACAATGCGGTTCTGGTTCCGCTGTACTACATGGGATCCGCTTATCTGATTAAGTCCGACGTGAAAAATCTTGTTGAAACCAACGCCGGCACGCTGGAACTGAAATACGTGACCGTTGGGTAA
- a CDS encoding metallophosphoesterase yields the protein MYTFYRLSEVFKSSLEIPFDNSSKIVIISDCHRGDGSWVDDFSHNEDLYYCAIKHYYKNGFTYIDLGDSDELWKNQKYSDISSIYNDIFRLLHKFYEENRFYMIYGNHDIVKRYPQFIRKNLQRYYDTQTDKDQPLFENIEVHEGLILKNSETQSKIFLVHGHQGDLLNDIFWRLGRFFTRYVWRRLEFFGYKDPTSAAKNYAKKKKVERKIIEWVTINKQPVIAGHTHRPTCPSEDEQPYFNDGSCIHPNCITCIEIVNSEITLIKWDIKTKEDRTVYVDREPIALPRKI from the coding sequence ATGTACACTTTTTATCGTTTGAGTGAAGTATTTAAATCATCATTAGAAATTCCTTTTGACAATTCATCAAAAATAGTCATCATCAGCGATTGTCATAGAGGCGATGGAAGTTGGGTTGATGATTTCAGCCATAACGAAGACCTATATTATTGTGCTATTAAACATTATTATAAGAATGGATTTACTTATATCGATCTCGGTGATAGTGATGAATTATGGAAGAATCAAAAGTATTCTGACATCAGCAGCATTTACAACGATATTTTTCGTTTACTTCACAAATTCTACGAAGAAAACAGGTTCTATATGATCTACGGTAATCATGACATTGTAAAAAGATATCCCCAATTTATTAGGAAAAATTTACAGAGGTACTATGATACCCAGACTGATAAAGATCAACCCTTATTTGAAAATATAGAGGTTCATGAAGGCCTAATATTGAAGAATTCCGAAACGCAGTCAAAAATATTTTTGGTACACGGCCACCAGGGTGATTTGCTGAACGATATATTTTGGAGGCTTGGCAGATTTTTTACAAGATATGTTTGGCGGAGGTTAGAGTTTTTTGGTTATAAGGATCCCACCAGCGCCGCGAAAAACTATGCGAAAAAAAAGAAGGTAGAAAGAAAGATTATAGAATGGGTAACAATCAATAAACAGCCTGTCATAGCCGGGCATACGCATAGACCGACATGTCCGTCTGAAGACGAACAGCCATATTTTAATGACGGAAGCTGCATACACCCAAATTGTATTACCTGCATCGAAATTGTAAATTCGGAGATAACCCTTATAAAATGGGACATCAAAACCAAAGAAGACAGAACTGTTTATGTTGACAGAGAGCCTATTGCTCTTCCTAGAAAAATATAA
- a CDS encoding accessory Sec system translocase SecA2 produces the protein MKKQKNKLLLNEQSCLLYAELVSRINSNHYREYSLDRLRETVQLFRAGQIQDNDPVIIFALLKELIFRQTGLHLFDTQLATAISLQKGNIAQLPTGEGKTLAAVLAAAFHGMCGHGVHVLVFNDYLAKRDYLITKPIYEFCGLTVGLIQQSMPAKERKIMYDRDVVYLSAKEAGFDFLRNFLCLTKEELLCTQFDYAIIDEADSILIDEAKIPLVIAGDTPEELCSAAAISHAVKSLAPDEVQINNAANQVYLTDSGINRMETILNVQNLYEAENLNLLSTVNAALQAQFLLERDKDYLVKEDSIKIIDEFTGRVSENRRYPDILHSAVEAKEHLGGSINSLIYNSITVQNFLQQYKKLCGMTGTAQTSAKEMEYMYGLKVDVIGPHEPCVRIDHEDVLYHTDTDKYAAVVEEVKRVHVKGQPVLIGTQSVQESETLSTLLNSAEIPYSVLNAKNDENEAELIAKAGKLNRVTVSTNMAGRGVDIKLGGENELEKSKVQAAGGLYVIGVGINRSIRIDHQLRGRAGRQGDAGESRFFISLDDTLMVQYGIGQNITGLKQSDSLVTDRRVKKAVREVQKHAEGNDAETRYMLEKYAYIQEEQRRVITSIRNEVLLDSKPFGLFPEREPEYYQGLINSVGKAGAEKAEKQLALYFINLRWAQYLESMEYVRDGIHLTLLAAKNPLDEYHRVAIAAFDEMVKDIKNDIVSAMKKYKITEDGIDLKAAGLGGATTTWTYLIDERSSQFSRIPYLAKNISNKISGTVFTVSGLLYSLKDVCRKWAKIN, from the coding sequence TTGAAAAAACAGAAAAATAAACTGCTTTTAAACGAGCAGTCTTGTTTGCTATATGCAGAATTGGTGTCCCGTATCAACAGTAATCATTATCGTGAGTATTCTCTTGACCGATTAAGAGAGACGGTACAGCTTTTTCGTGCCGGCCAGATTCAGGATAACGACCCTGTCATCATCTTTGCATTGCTGAAAGAACTCATTTTCAGGCAGACGGGGCTTCATCTGTTTGATACGCAACTGGCCACCGCGATTTCTCTGCAAAAAGGGAATATCGCGCAGCTTCCCACGGGAGAAGGAAAAACACTTGCCGCCGTGCTTGCTGCTGCGTTTCACGGAATGTGCGGTCATGGTGTGCATGTGCTTGTTTTTAATGACTATCTGGCAAAAAGAGATTATCTCATTACGAAACCGATTTATGAATTCTGTGGGCTGACGGTCGGGTTGATTCAGCAATCCATGCCGGCCAAAGAACGGAAGATCATGTATGACCGTGATGTTGTGTACCTTTCCGCTAAAGAAGCCGGGTTCGATTTTTTGAGAAATTTCCTTTGTCTGACAAAAGAGGAACTTTTGTGCACCCAATTTGATTATGCCATTATTGACGAAGCGGATTCGATTTTGATTGATGAGGCAAAAATCCCACTGGTGATCGCAGGGGACACACCGGAAGAACTGTGTTCCGCGGCAGCTATCTCCCATGCGGTAAAAAGCCTTGCACCCGATGAAGTGCAAATCAACAATGCTGCAAATCAGGTGTACTTAACGGATTCCGGAATCAACAGGATGGAAACCATTTTAAATGTTCAGAATCTGTATGAGGCAGAGAATCTCAATCTTTTGTCCACGGTGAATGCTGCGCTCCAGGCACAATTTCTTTTGGAACGCGATAAGGACTATCTTGTCAAAGAAGATTCCATCAAAATTATTGATGAATTTACCGGCAGGGTATCAGAAAACCGTCGGTATCCCGATATTCTCCACAGCGCGGTAGAGGCAAAAGAGCATTTAGGCGGGAGCATCAATTCTTTGATTTACAATTCGATTACCGTACAGAATTTTCTTCAGCAGTATAAAAAGCTGTGCGGCATGACGGGAACAGCCCAAACCTCTGCGAAAGAAATGGAATATATGTACGGTTTGAAGGTGGATGTCATTGGGCCGCACGAACCATGCGTACGTATTGACCACGAGGATGTTTTATATCATACGGATACAGACAAGTATGCGGCTGTTGTCGAAGAAGTGAAGCGTGTCCATGTAAAGGGACAGCCGGTGCTGATCGGTACACAGAGTGTACAGGAATCGGAAACGCTTTCTACCCTGTTGAACAGCGCGGAAATCCCGTATTCCGTATTAAATGCCAAAAACGATGAGAACGAGGCGGAATTGATTGCAAAGGCGGGGAAACTGAATCGAGTGACGGTGTCTACCAATATGGCCGGAAGAGGGGTAGATATTAAACTTGGTGGTGAAAATGAATTAGAAAAATCAAAAGTGCAGGCTGCTGGAGGTCTGTACGTCATTGGAGTGGGTATTAACCGCAGCATTCGTATTGATCATCAACTTCGCGGGCGGGCGGGGAGGCAGGGTGACGCAGGAGAAAGCCGGTTTTTCATCAGTCTTGATGATACGCTGATGGTACAATACGGTATTGGTCAGAATATCACCGGACTTAAACAAAGTGATTCTTTGGTCACCGACCGGCGTGTGAAAAAAGCGGTTCGCGAGGTTCAGAAGCACGCGGAAGGCAATGATGCTGAAACCCGTTATATGCTGGAAAAATATGCGTATATTCAGGAAGAGCAGAGAAGAGTCATCACCAGTATCCGCAACGAAGTGCTGCTTGACTCAAAGCCTTTTGGGCTTTTTCCGGAAAGAGAGCCGGAATATTATCAAGGCCTTATCAATTCAGTGGGGAAAGCCGGTGCAGAAAAAGCAGAAAAACAGTTGGCTTTATATTTCATCAATCTTCGCTGGGCGCAGTATCTGGAATCCATGGAATATGTTAGGGACGGCATTCATTTAACACTGCTTGCAGCGAAAAACCCACTTGACGAGTATCATCGTGTCGCCATTGCCGCATTTGATGAAATGGTGAAGGATATTAAAAATGATATCGTATCTGCAATGAAGAAATATAAAATTACAGAAGACGGCATTGATTTGAAAGCAGCTGGGTTGGGCGGCGCGACCACCACATGGACCTATTTAATTGATGAAAGGAGCAGTCAATTCAGCAGAATTCCGTATTTGGCGAAGAATATTTCAAATAAGATAAGCGGGACTGTTTTTACGGTTTCGGGATTGCTGTACAGTTTAAAAGATGTTTGCCGCAAATGGGCAAAGATCAATTAA
- a CDS encoding HAD family hydrolase — translation MSIKLMALDVDGTLTDEEGRISPENASAVRAALAAGIKVILATGRPLQGVESICQELGMSGPLILANGSLILSGTEVWFEDFLSSNDLQAVYEHGEKTGNISMLAFQPDIIQYWFPADMDKDWLSNILDSFKLYKRFDVPLPGDLPLERVNKVMYLGDEQSIAKALLNTWPEKISHLATGRSYPYLGEVNTTVANKGGALSIVCERLGISPDEVMAIGDGETDLPMLDFAGNAVFVNRGFTIPQLSAHAVVVPKEECNRGIAWAADHYL, via the coding sequence ATGTCTATCAAACTCATGGCGCTGGACGTGGATGGTACTCTAACCGATGAAGAGGGAAGAATCAGTCCGGAAAATGCTTCAGCAGTAAGGGCGGCGCTGGCAGCGGGCATTAAGGTGATTCTGGCTACGGGAAGGCCGCTCCAGGGTGTGGAATCAATCTGTCAGGAATTGGGGATGAGCGGACCGCTGATACTCGCAAACGGGTCATTGATCCTGTCAGGAACCGAAGTGTGGTTTGAAGATTTTTTATCTTCAAACGATTTACAGGCTGTTTATGAGCATGGAGAAAAGACCGGAAATATATCAATGCTGGCCTTTCAGCCCGATATTATCCAATATTGGTTCCCGGCAGATATGGACAAAGACTGGTTGTCCAATATCTTGGATTCTTTTAAACTCTACAAACGTTTTGATGTTCCTCTACCCGGGGATCTTCCGCTTGAACGAGTTAATAAAGTGATGTATTTGGGTGATGAGCAGTCGATAGCCAAAGCGCTGCTGAATACATGGCCGGAGAAAATCAGCCATCTTGCCACTGGACGTTCCTATCCCTATCTTGGTGAAGTCAATACAACTGTTGCCAACAAGGGCGGTGCATTATCCATTGTGTGCGAACGGCTGGGTATCTCTCCGGATGAGGTAATGGCGATTGGAGACGGTGAAACCGATTTGCCTATGCTGGATTTCGCAGGTAATGCGGTCTTTGTCAACCGAGGCTTCACAATACCGCAATTGTCTGCCCATGCCGTTGTGGTTCCAAAAGAAGAATGCAATCGCGGCATTGCTTGGGCTGCAGATCATTATTTATAG
- a CDS encoding HAD hydrolase-like protein, producing MMAEETAMVGDRLYTDIAAGVNNGLTGIFVLSGEAQMKDLPGSDVKPHLIFDSVKEIIPYL from the coding sequence ATTATGGCTGAAGAAACCGCTATGGTCGGCGATCGTCTTTACACGGATATTGCTGCCGGCGTAAATAACGGACTGACCGGAATTTTTGTCCTCAGCGGAGAAGCACAGATGAAAGATTTACCGGGTTCAGATGTTAAACCTCATCTTATTTTTGACTCCGTCAAAGAAATCATCCCATATCTTTAA